GCCGGAGAGCTTTTACTACGATGCGAGCTTTTACCCTAACCATTAGTCCGGGCTGAAGATAATATCCTGCGCAATTCGACGAATTGGCGATACCTACTACTTAGAATCTTATTTTTTAGCATATCCTAGCTGGATTCGACCACTTCATGAAATAGCACTTACATATAAAAGAATACGTAAAATTAATAGAAAAAAGAATATCTTAATCGATATATGGAATTTTTTGATAAATACAGAAATAAGagttagtttaaaaaaaaaacagtttgAACGATATAAAAATGGTCAGGAAAATGGATATAAAACTTcgttttttgaaaatatacgcATACACCCATGATACACTTATTTCTcatctttttttttccaaaaatctaTTTAGCTAATTTTTGTATGAGCACTGCTCATTGAGCAGAATTCTattcttttataaataaattttaaatatttgtataatctTAATGAAATCATAAatagcaaaattaaaatatgttagccttaaattcttaaaaacaTTGATGATACCTACGATACCTGTTTataagtattttattttcaagacCACGGACacatataaaatacaaaatatttctctACGAAATACACATTTCAGAAACACCGAGACGTTTGGTTTATTTACTTGCGATTTATCTCTAAACTATAGTGTTAGTACAATACAAACCGATGGAAAAGGGCAAGCAGAAGCGTAAGGATACATTCAGGCTGTGAGCAGGGCGGCGTGGTAGGCGATGTGCTCAGCGACGAAGGTGGCGATGTAGAAGTAGCTGTGGTCGTAGCCCTCGCGCTGCTTGAAGATGGTCTGAATGTGGTCGTTGCCATCGGCGGCGGCCAGAAGGTTCTCCGGAAGCAGCTGCTTGCCGGCCAGGAAGTTGTCCGCTACACCTTGGTCGATGAAGAGCTCCTGGGGCGTACTCTCGTACTGCGAAACCAAATGCGTTGCATCCCACAAAGCCCAATCAGCCTTATTGGGTCCCAGATAACCTGCGAGGGCCTTCTGGCCCCATGGGCACTCGGTGGGATTGGCTATCGGGGCAAAGGCCGAAACCGACTGGTACAACCCGGGATTCTTGAGGGCACAGATCAGGGCTCCGTGGCCGCCCATGCTGTGGCCAAAGATTCCCCGCTTGCCGGGAACCACGGGCAGATTGGCATTGACCACATCCACCAGCTCCTGGGTCACATAACTGTACATCTTGTAGTGCTTGGACCACGGCTCCTGCTTGGCATCCACATAGAAACCAGCGCCGCTGCCAAAGTCGTAGGCGTCATCCTGCCCAGCGACCTCCACGCCCCTGGGCGAAGTGTCTGGATTGACGACGATCAGATTGTGACGGGCGGCGTGCTGCTGGAAGCCGCTCTTCTGGATGAAGTTCTCGTGGCTGCAGGTCAGTCCGCTGAGGAAGAAGAGCACCGGGCATGGTTTGCCCTCCAGAGCGGCCGGCGGCAGGAAGACGCCAAAGGTCATGTCGCAATCCAAAGTGCCGGACCGGTGGCGATACACGCGCTGCTCGCCCTCAAAGCACTTGGAGCTGGATACCTGTTCGAGCGTCATGTTCTGCGGGATAAAAATTATAAGCGATTAGCAAATAACACaggaatttttaataaaactattaaattTACGTGTTTCTGTTTCTAAAAATAAACGATATTAAAAAGAGTGACCGTTCACGGAGCGCCAAATAAACCTAGATAGGTGGAGCTTTCGAAACAATTTTTGATCTATCGATAGATGAAGTAGTTTTTGAAAACCattttatatgttttttattccAAAACTATTTAAATTCTGATTCATGGATTTTCGAGACTTTGAGACCACCAAGAAAAATGGTAACTAATGGACCACTCCTAGGACTAAACtatttcttaatttatttgtttaaaatgaTAGCAAAGTTTCCAAAACTAAGATTAACATATGgttgtattatttttggtAAGTAATCTTagttaaacaatttttgtacTTTAGATTTTATACCTTTTATACCTTTATAATTGTTAAGGTAGTCGGCTTAAGTACCCAACATCAAAAAATTAGGAATTACAAAGGTATAAAATCTAAAGTACAAAAATTGCTTAACTAAGATTACTTACCTTTCCTTTTTTTAAGGAAATTGTTGCTTGTCTTGTGTAATTACTGATAAGTCTAGCATTTTCGTAAAGTATTTAAGTTCATTAGTTTTATTGTCTCTGGGAAATCatagattttaaaaagtaagCACTTCGACATTTTTGAATCCCCCCGCCAAATAGTATTTCAGTGTGCCCGCACACTTAACAAAAATACTAACATTAATACCGATTGTTATAAAACTACCATCTCTAGTTCCTCGACTAGAAGAAGAAGCAGATGACCAATTGGCGAAAtagattatttattgtttttaacttAATTCAATAGAAAAGTACACCTCCCTTAAAGCCGGAGAATGTCGGAAGAGGCGGCTAGCACCTCGGCCTTTGGCTTTAAAAAGCGGAATATCAAAAAGGGAGCCGGCATTCGCCGCAAAAAGGAAAGCAGCAGCAACGAGTCAGGTGAGCTAACAATTTTTACCGCCAAAAAGGAAAATTGGTTAATAATTCGACATATTCCAGCAAAAAGCAGTGATGAGGAGGCCCAAGGCAAGACCAGTGCTTTAGTGCGGGCAGAAAACCGCAGAAAGCGCACGAATCCTAACTTCCAAAGCACCAAAACTCTGAGCAAGGCAAAGCGTCAGGCCGGAGCACCTGAAGAAGAAGCCACATCCTCCGACGATGATAAACTGGGCATCGCCTACAAGTCCAAGCGCGAGGCTCTACCCAGTGGACCACAGGATCAGGGAGCCACGTCTATCAACGAAATGGACACGGAACTGGATCGCGATGCTCAGGCAATCCACGCGCGAGCCCTGAAAATCAACGAGGAACTGGAGGGCAAGGCGGACGATAAGATCTACAGAGGAATCAACAACTATGCGCAGTACTACAAAAAGCAGGACACGGCGGCGGGCAATGCCAGCTCTGGAATGGTGCGAAGTGGGCCCATCAGGGCACCCGCTCATCTCAGAGCCACTGTGAGGTGGGATTACCAGCCGGATATCTGCAAGGATTACAAGGAGACGGGATACTGCGGCTTTGGCGACAGCTGTAAGTTTCTGCACGATCGCAGTGACTATAAGGCAGGTtggcaaatggaaatggaTCACGAGAGTCAACGGAGGGGAGATGCCGATTCCGATGGCGATGATGGCAAGTACGAGATCCACTCAGACGAGGAGTCGCTGCCTTTCAAGTGCCATATCTGCCGCCAGAGTTTCGTCAATCCCGTGGTGACGAAGTGAGTAGGAAGAGTataatttattcttaattaTCAGGAATATTTGTGTCTTTAATTTACTGACAAATACCCTACTTTCTTTACAGGTGCAAGCACTATTTCTGCGAAAAGTGCGCCCTGGCCCAGTACAAAAAGTCACAACGTTGCATCATCTGTTCCCAGCAAACAAATGGCATTTTCAATCCCGCCAAGGAGCTTATAGCCAGGCTCAAAACGAATCCAATGGAAAACTCTGATAGCGATGAGGAGGAACTCGGAGCAAACGAGGAAAATGCCGGGGCGGAAGAGGCTCAAGCGATTTCCTCCGACGATAGCGATTAAACTTAATTGAAATCAAGCGGGTGAACAATTCTAAGCTAAAATGCGTCGAACAGTTCGTCATGGGGCGATAAAGTGGTTACGTAAAGGAGTTTCGAGAGTTCATGTGGTAAGAATATGAttaaaataatgattattagatgttttttacatatttgaaatgaaaatgttttatactATGAACGGTGGGCATCGTTTGAAATATCCAATACATTAATTTTATCCAGAGATCTTTATCGATATTTGTATGAATATCGAATACCAAGATGATAATACGAATATCGATACGGAAACGGATATGCCTTTCTCTTTTGATTTTACGTGTAGAAGGTATTAAAAGGTATTGAAAACCCTATGGCATAACCTTTGTTTTTACATGTAAAAAGTAATGTAAGGTACATATACGCTGAAGATAGATGGCGTTTTAAAATAACCGTTGAATAGAATCTTATCCATAGTTTATTGTTGGTCATATCCagacataaaaatatcaaattttaaTATCTCTTGTATAATTTTATTGAGGTTACATGTTAGCAAAGAGTAACCCATATGCTCTATTAATAATTTAGGAAAACTTAATGGAACTTTTTAGCCTTCATTGCTTCAATACTTTTCAGTCTCTGAAAGACCCTTTCCGTGCTTATATATAAACCCTTACCTCGGTCATGATGTGTCCGAAACTGAGTACTCCGCTGACACGCTTGGGGAGATTTTTGTACGCGGTTATGGAAAATGCGAAGGAACTTCTACCACTCACGCTTGGCAGACGCGCCAAATATCTTCCCATGCCAAGTGGCTAGCGGCCACTAAAAATATTTCGCAAGTGTTTATGAGAAAGAAATAACTTGGGGATTTCGATCGAGTACGGGTTGACGTATAGAATGATCCAAGGCCAACTCTGA
This region of Drosophila subpulchrella strain 33 F10 #4 breed RU33 unplaced genomic scaffold, RU_Dsub_v1.1 Primary Assembly Seq354, whole genome shotgun sequence genomic DNA includes:
- the LOC119560182 gene encoding S-formylglutathione hydrolase isoform X2 — its product is MTLEQVSSSKCFEGEQRVYRHRSGTLDCDMTFGVFLPPAALEGKPCPVLFFLSGLTCSHENFIQKSGFQQHAARHNLIVVNPDTSPRGVEVAGQDDAYDFGSGAGFYVDAKQEPWSKHYKMYSYVTQELVDVVNANLPVVPGKRGIFGHSMGGHGALICALKNPGLYQSVSAFAPIANPTECPWGQKALAGYLGPNKADWALWDATHLVSQYESTPQELFIDQGVADNFLAGKQLLPENLLAAADGNDHIQTIFKQREGYDHSYFYIATFVAEHIAYHAALLTA
- the LOC119560182 gene encoding S-formylglutathione hydrolase isoform X1 produces the protein MGRYLARLPSVSGRSSFAFSITAYKNLPKRVSGVLSFGHIMTENMTLEQVSSSKCFEGEQRVYRHRSGTLDCDMTFGVFLPPAALEGKPCPVLFFLSGLTCSHENFIQKSGFQQHAARHNLIVVNPDTSPRGVEVAGQDDAYDFGSGAGFYVDAKQEPWSKHYKMYSYVTQELVDVVNANLPVVPGKRGIFGHSMGGHGALICALKNPGLYQSVSAFAPIANPTECPWGQKALAGYLGPNKADWALWDATHLVSQYESTPQELFIDQGVADNFLAGKQLLPENLLAAADGNDHIQTIFKQREGYDHSYFYIATFVAEHIAYHAALLTA
- the LOC119560181 gene encoding E3 ubiquitin-protein ligase RNF113A is translated as MSEEAASTSAFGFKKRNIKKGAGIRRKKESSSNESAKSSDEEAQGKTSALVRAENRRKRTNPNFQSTKTLSKAKRQAGAPEEEATSSDDDKLGIAYKSKREALPSGPQDQGATSINEMDTELDRDAQAIHARALKINEELEGKADDKIYRGINNYAQYYKKQDTAAGNASSGMVRSGPIRAPAHLRATVRWDYQPDICKDYKETGYCGFGDSCKFLHDRSDYKAGWQMEMDHESQRRGDADSDGDDGKYEIHSDEESLPFKCHICRQSFVNPVVTKCKHYFCEKCALAQYKKSQRCIICSQQTNGIFNPAKELIARLKTNPMENSDSDEEELGANEENAGAEEAQAISSDDSD